The stretch of DNA TGGGATCTCAATCCCAGACCCCCGCCCCCATCAGCACATCTCCACCTCACATGCCTGCCTCATCACCTGGGCCCCGCTGAGAAGGGAATAAAAGCCAGAGGTGACCGCTCCTTGGTGTTTTCTGGGTCGAAGCGAAAGGGATCATAGACCTGGGGGCGAGGCCAAGACAGGGCTGCTGGGTGGGTTCTCCCAGGACCTCCAGCCATGGAGAGTCAGACGTGTGTATGATGGGGGGAGGTGATGTCTGATTTGCCAGGTCATAATGCTGCACCCTCCCCTGGGTCCCCTTAGGGGAGCAGACAAGGATGAGGGTTGGGGGAGGCAGCACCTCAGGATTTGGCCACACGGATGGGTTGTGGTGGGTCCCGAAAATACTGATGACGCAGATAATAcctgtgggagaggaggggccggTTAAGAAGAGATCACCCCCTGGCATACGGGCCCCTCTTCTTGCCCAGGATCCTCCTCCTCTTGACGTTGAGGGCACCTTTGGGGATGACCCGGCCATCTGGGAGCACAATGTCCTGGGTGCAGCGTCGGGAAATGCCCACGGCGGGGGGGTGCAACCGCAGACTCTCCTTGATGCACATGGTCAGGAAGGGCAACTGGGCCAGGTCGTCCCTAAGGAAACCCCCCAACAATTATCCAGAGAGCCAAGACAGAGACCCCtcagccctcctcctgcccaggtaGACCCTCTCTCCCTACAACAAAATGTATCCCAGATGGATCACACATCTCCAAACTCATTAAGTTGTGCACATTAAATGTGTACAGCTTTTGTATATTACCCATACCTCAATACAgtggtttgaaaataaaagaaagaaaagcaatattacacagtgccagacagagaaaatttAGTCAGatacttttaaaagcttttctgagCAAAACACAGCACCCAAATGCCAACcataaaaaggtttaaaaattggcataaaaataaaatattctctatgGCAATAGACCAAAATCAAAGGCAGATAAGTAAGAAAGAAGCAACAGAAATGGATCCaatgttttcctcttatttatcaTCGTACTAGAGACACGAGCTAATGCAATTAGACAAGGGAAAAAACGGATGTAATGCGGTTTGAAATGTGGGGGTAATTGTGTCATTTTTGGCAGAGAGTGATTTTATgcttagaaaacagaagagaatccACTGGAAATTTTTATAAACAATGAAAATCTGGAAAGGGGGCTGAATTCTGTTTCTTTAGCCCCTTTTTTGTTGGGTagtgatttgaatttttaatagctGATACAGTTAACTGGTTCTACattggaaaactacaaaacaccgTCCCTATGGCCCAACACCACTCATTGCACTCCTCACAGTTTCCTGaggttatttttttatgtatccttccagagttatgatttttccatcttaaaaaattatatagtcaggttgtaaactatcataatctcaataaaaagttaaaaataattatatagtagCATACTATATATTATACACTGCTctgtatctttttcatttaacaatatatcaaTCTCTTCTTGTCTATCTCCTGGGGATTTGTGTCAAAAATACGGCctccctgggccagccccggggcatagtggttaagtccagcctcctctactttggcagccccgggaCGGAGGCCAGGATCCCTGGCggggacctacactacttgtcaagccatgctgtggcagcatgccacgtacaaaatagatgaagactggcacagaggttatctcagggctaatcttcctcaagcaaaaaaagaggaagattggtaagagatgttagctcaaagcgaATCTTActcaccagaaataaaaaatagggcctgccccaccctggaactataaaataattttccatggtTTCCTCTAGAGCTTTTAGactcttttattgtttattttaaaccTTTGATTCATCTGTATCTTATCTTGTTATGAGATGTGAGAAGCAGGTTGAATCAACTGTTTTCCAGGTAGCTTCCCTGTTGTTCCAAGAGCTTTAATTAAATGATCTTGATTTTCCCTATTGATACAAGACTCCCTCTTTAGCATTGATTCTGGTCAGTAGGCACAAAATTTGTATGCATAAATGATTGGCTTTTCTATGTAGAAATAACAACCAgttagaaaagataataaaagaaaagacgataataacaataatataaaatctGGATTAGACTTAGTGAGAAAAGTGAAATCTGTATATTCCAAAAGAACTTATGAACTTCTCTCAATCCAAATAGAAGATATGATTCACTGTAGCAACAAAAGATTCTAAGggttaaattaacaaaatatgcaaaaaatctCTATGCAAATATGTCAGACTCTATTAAGAGACTGAAGATATTTTGAATATCCAGAAATGGATATCCATTCCGCACTCTGGGATAGTGTGTGTTAATACTGTGCAATAATCCGTTTTCCACAGGCCAATCATACATTCACGTCAACCAGTAGAGTATAtccaattcaaataaaaatccaCCTGACCTTTTCAGAAACTTGGTAAACTTACTCTAAAATATTTCCTGGAAGAATAAAAGGTCATGAAGAGCTGGGtcaatttaaaattgaaagattAAAGAAGAGGAACTCTACCAGATATTAAGACCTATCACAAACAGGCAGTACTGAAAAAAAACAGTGTGGCACCTCTTCAAGGACGGGAAAATAGACccatggaacagaaaagagagctcaGAGACAGACACGTGAATAAGTAACAACTTAACATGTGGTAAAGGAAGCCCACAGAGCCCTAGGGTATGGATGGAGGGAACGGCTGCAAAAGAAAGTTCTGACAAATTTGACTTTATGAAAATTACCCAAAAGTAATCAAACAgatgtaaggtacagcatggtgagtttaggtaacaatactgtattatatatttgaaagctgctaagagggtagatcttaaaagttctcatcacaagaaacaaaagtttgtaactgtgtgtggtgatgaatgttaaccaACTTACGGTGTCAAGGATAACCCTAGTCTTCTCTGTAATGTCTCATTTAGTGTAATAAGAACTTGTTCTCATCACCGTTTATCTCATTCAAAACTACTTTTCCAAAACTCATTCTTCAAGAAAAAGTGAAGAGCTCAAAGGTGTATTTTTAATGTGCCGACCTGAACTGCCACctggacagagacagaaagagaggagaaatataAATGTGGGCATAAGGATAGATGTCTTCTAAAGGAGGCACAGGAAATCATTGACAGGAGTTATTCCTAGGGCGCAgattaagaaggaaattcatctTTATTATAAACTCTTTTGAACTCTTCTTTTTTACCAAGTGCATAATTTTTGTTAACTCTtggattaaaaagaataaaagtatttcTCCACCTCACGGGATCGCTGTGCTGAGCAAGACTTGGAGTGAACACTTCCTCCGAAACGCCTGTCCAGTCCAACATCTCCTCACCataccccagcccctggcctggctCAGGCCTTGGATCTCCTCCCTGGGCCCGATCCTACAGCTTGTCCTCTCCAGTAGGCCCCCCCCCAGCCTAGAAATCTCTCTCTGCTACCCAGATCTCAcctgtcctcctcctgctcaAACACCTTCCTTGGTTCCCCATTGCCTTTGAGTTAAAAATGGAGCCCTTAACATTTCACTAAAGTCTTCCACAACCAGCCTCTCCTGCCATCTCCCAGCCTCATCATCTCACCATGAGTCAGTCTCTCTCGCTTTCTCCCGCCCTTCCcgtctccttcccttcctttgtccctccatcccccactctctctctccctctcttgctccctccttccctctcctttctctctctctccttccccctcctccattCTATTCGTCTCTCCcgctctttgtctctctttatctctccctctctgctaccttccctccccctctccctctgcctgtgcccttctcctccccatcaCTTTTGCCCACACTATCTTCTTGAGAGAACCACACACAACTACACCCAAATGTCTACTGATCAGCATTCAAGGTCTCAGCTGAGAACTCTCTCCAACCTCAGTCTTGCCTGTCCTGCTCTGAACCCAGGTCCTGCCCATGTGGACTGGGTGTGTCCTGACCTGGGATGATCCCCCACCAGGCTGGGAGCTCCTGGAAGGCACAGGCAAGGTCTGGGTGCTTCCCGGGTCTCCAGGACACAGGATAGGGCTGAGAAGAGCTGGGGATGGCACAGAATTGGGGATGGGCAGGCAGTGTGGCAGTGTTTGCTGAATGGGGACTGGATGGATGAAGGTGGAGGTGTTCATGGACAAGAGTTGAGTGACTTCAATCCCCAGGTGTcccctgtgaaccctggactgaACAATATGATAGGAGTTAGGAGCCCAGCAAACATCCAGGCGGTGCAGATGTTTGAAAGAATgtgatttcagagagaaaagtAAGGGAGCAGAAGGGAGGTTCACTCTCTGAACATGTCCTGAGGGGCATGATCTGCCCTCACACATTGCACTAATTCTCTCAACCGCCCAGATCTTCTACTCAGAAGGGTTTTCCCTGTCCTTATCGACCCGGGCTGGGTACCAGACCCCgcctctgggctctgctcctATTTCCACTAAGCAAAAATCACAGAATGGATGAAAAGATCTTCCCACTCCCAGCTGGGGAGCAGAGCCAAGGAGAGGGTTTCAGGAACAGACCATGTGCACCTGCACTCACCACTCAATCTCTTTAGGCTCGCGGTCCCTTAGGTGGTCTCGCACCTCCTGCCGGCAGCGCTGCTGGTGCTCTGGGTGCCTCGCGAGGTTGTACAGGACCCAGGAGAGGCCGCTGGCTGTGGTGTCATGTCCTGAGAGGCAGCCAGACAGGTCTGGGTCTCTCAGCGACTTAAGCACCAGAAGGTGGACAGCGCCCTGACACTAAGGCCCTCAGGGAGGACAGGGGACTATGGGCTGGTCCAGGGCCCACCAACCAAATCCCTGGGATAGAGAGACCCCTGCCCCTTCTGTATTCTCACCCCCAAACATAAAGGTGTCAGCTTCAGCTCGGATGTCCTCATCTGACAGTTCCTTCCCATCTTCAtcctggagagaaagcaagacCCACAAAATCACCAGTTCCTAGGGGCCCTGAGACAATCTCTGAAGCTCCATCATCATCCCAGGAACCCAAGCCAACCCTGCACTCCTGGACCTTCCTTGGTCCCTATCCCCAGAGGCCCCACCCCACAGGCCTCCTCCTTGGCATCCTTGCCTCCTCTCTTGTCCCTGGTGGGAGGAATCAATGATCCATGAACATTTCCATGGTTCGTGATGAAGGCTTTCTGAGAAAAATTTATTGGCAACCTGGGCTGCAGGATGATTGACTGGCAACTTGCCTTGGAAGTTAGTGATTGAGCATCGCTCCAGAGCAATTTGCTCACATTGTTGGATGGTAGATCCAGAGATTCCTTATCTCCCCTGGAGATAACCCTACAGAACCTACAGACTTTGCCTTCTCACTGAAGATCTGCTTATATTCCAGaaaattctccttctcctcctctccttgtctctctcaccataaggaagaaaggacagatgAGTCAGCTGTCCTAAGTTCCAAAGTTCATACTGTGGGGACACCTCTCTCATGATGCAAGCATGGCTGCATGCACAAGTAAAAGCATCATGTCACCCTCAGAGGAACTTGGGAATGGGGAACCAGAGCCACACTTCTGCTCTGGCTACTGTTACTACTGTGAGCAATAAGTGGGCCACTCTGATCCAGGGTTCTGAGGTACATATAGGTGTagtctaatatatatatattagactCAATAAGTTAATCATATGTATATCTATACATATGATTAACTTATTAAGTAAAGTCCCAGGCCTTGCCCAGCATCAGTTTCAGACTTAGCAGTCCCCCGGAGCCTGCATTCCACACAGTCATCTCTAAAACATACCCCTGacccatccctcccttcctcaagCACCTTCCATGCCTCCTCACTTTTCTCTGGATCAGGTCCAAGTTCTCCCATCTGACATTTGAAATCAAGGTACATCGTCCCTCTCGAATTCAGATCCCAGAGAAGCCCACCTTAGCCAGCAGGAGCACATCGATGAAGTCCAAAGTCTTGACCTTAGCCTTAGCCTTGAGGAGGTCATCAAGACCCTGATGAGGGAGGGTGCGGCGGCGCTCCTGGATGATGGAATCTGTGAAGTCGTGCACCAGGCGGCAGACCCTACGGAAGCGCTGTCCCTCAGAGGTGAGGTGGTACAGGGAGTCCATGTACAGGAAGATCTGCTCATTCCGCTTTGTCACAAGGGCACTGAGCTCCAAGACAGCAGAAATGTATTCACTAGGCTTCCTGCCGGATGCGGGCATGAAGGGAGGCAACAACTTAGCTCACCTGAAGCCCCGGAAGCACCTCCCACCAGAAGGCAGGTCCAATCtcccatggggaaactgagtctccagGAACAGATGGACCCacagatggatggtggggatgatCCAGGAGACGTGGCTCTccagtctttcttctctccctgcttcctagTCTCTGTGAGCTGCCTCCATGTGCCAGGTGCCCAGGGCACAGCTGAGACATCATGCTTCTCTCCTCTATGTGCCCTTCTCCTTCCAAAGCTGTCCACACAGCTCAGACTTTGTCCTCTCCCAACTGACAGTGGACCTAGCCTCTCCTGAGTCTCCACGCATCCATTGTCAACACCCCCTGTATCTACATGACAGTCTGTCTTCTCTAGAGTCAGACATCCAAGCTCAGCTTTGACCACAACCCTCATCTGCTCAAACACCTTCCATGGTTCCCTGGAAACCTCAGTATCAAGTTCATATTCCTTTGCTTGGCTTTTTAATGTCATTAAGACCTACCCCTGCCTACAACTCCAACCTCACTACCCAGGTGTCTCCTCATTGTTGCAAACTCTCTGCTCTTCCTAGCCTCCTGGCCTGTATCAAACATTTCTACCTACCCAAAAGGATTGCTctgtctctttccccttccctgaaCTTTGGTGTCCAGCTCAGAcccttctcctccaggaaggccctTCTGATTGTCATGGTCAGTCCTCCCTCCATCTATTCCCTTGTGTCTATGGCCCATGTTCCCAGGCCTTGGGCAAGGACTCACTCCTGGCAATCGCTGTTGAAACTGAAGACACATTTCTGCAGACTGTCGAGGGTCATGAGGCTGATGTGCTCAAACATGTCCAGATGGGCACTGCCCTCCGAGGCCAGGCGCTTCCACTTGGCCTGGACAGAGAAGCAGCAGATCCTAGGCTGGGACTGGCCGCCCCTGAGCCCCGCGCCAACGCAACACCAGGATGGGCTCCCCAGACCAAGCCTCTTGGTCCCAGGCACCTGTCCTGTGGAGGACCAGGCATGAGTGGGAGTGGACGCTGTTACTGTGAGGACATGAAGACCCCACAGctggaagtcaggagacctgcattccagtcctggctctgcctgctACACGCCGTGCACCCTTGGCCAgctcatttccttcctctgggctccacTTGTCAAATCCTCAGTGAAAGGTCAGATGACCTGCTTTGGTGTCAGACAAACcaggttggaatcccagctccacttGTTAGCTCACTTGCTGTCTGTGTGAACTCGAGCAACTCCCTaacctcagtttcaccatctgcaATGGGGAAAAAGAATCTCCACCTCACAGGGacgtgaaaattaaattagacaaCACACGTCATGGAATTGCCATGTAACTTCTGGCATatagaaagtgttcaataaatgctagctttCATCATCCTACTGTTATATATTGGCTAGGATACTGTCCCCTATGTTGGTAGCAGTAGTCCTCCATGGGACCTGAGCACCCTGCACATTCTTGCTGGGTATGCCAAAAACATGTTCTTTACCTGGGCCACTTATCAGAGCTGTGTTTGCAGAAAACAACAttgagggaagaggaaatgtctcccCCTGGGCACATATCAGGCTTGCTTCCAATTGCTATGAAACTCATGCAGTCCCTAAACCTAGTGCTCCTCCTGTGCATTGCAACATACTGCATGAGCAGGCATCCGTGGAAGCCCACCTGTGTTGTCCTCATGGGAATTGGGGACTTGGAGAAAGAATGCAAACCAACAATAGGCACGTGCCGCTTGCCGAGCCATGAGTAATAAACTGTCCTTTGTCTCTGGttcaggagtctcatgtcttctggcAGGATCCACAAAACACTAACGAGCTTACTTGTTAGCTAGCAAGTGTGCGAAAGTCCCAGGCACTTCACAAAACCCCCACCTCCAATGCTTCACCTCCCTACATCCACCCTTTGCAATGTGCCTGTGAACTTCCATGAGGAGAAGCCACACATTTCATCCACCCTTTCATTCTGTGCTCGTCTTtgaacttgctttggccaatgtgGTAAAAATGATGAGTGATCTTCCGAAACCTAGAGCTCAAGAGGCATTGAAGCTTCCTCTCAGCCTCTTGGAACCCAGCCTCTGCCATGTGAACAGCCTGAAATGCCTTCTGGAGGGAGGGAACCACACAAGAGGATTGCCCCAACTGAGAGCATCCTAGACCAGCCTGCAGCCAACCAAGCCCCAAACACATGAGAGGACTGAGCCCAGAACATCAAAGTACCTGACCCACAGCTGATCACAGATACGTAAGTGACCCCATCCACATCCAGAAGAACCAGCTCACTGACTCGTAGACTTGTTAgcaataataaaactttatatattgAAAAGTGGCTTGTTACTCCATATTCAGGACTCAACATGCAATATTCATCACTATCGTCAACAGTGTCTCAGGATTCCAAGGCTTCTGAGAGGGAAACATAGAAACTAGCAcatgagcacctactatgtgccagggacgtGGGTCCATTACGTCATCTTGTCCATCCTGCAAAGTGAGGcttattatccccagtttacagctgaggaaaccaaggctcagaaaggagAAGCAATGGCCCCAAAGCTACCCAGGAGAGTCAGAATTCCAGACAAGATGTCTCTGAGCCCCCATTGCCCCCAAGGCTCCAGGTAGGAGCTTGGGTTCAAGAGACTCACATGCATGATGTTCACACTGTCATTGAAAATCCTCACGTAGGACTTCAGGATGTTGAAGTGCAAGGCGGGTGTCAGCATGCGGCGGTGCCTGCTCCACTTGTCACCACCACTCAGCAGGAGCCCATCCCCTGGTAGGGGCAGCCACAGAGAGTGAGCAAGGGAGGGCCTTCCCCTGGGCCCCAAGGTTGTCCCCAATCCCCTCACATGCAATTACTCACCCAGCCAGGGCTTCAGGAAACTGTAGAAGACCATGTCCTTAGGCGCGATGGCAGCTGACATGAGAGATAAGCCATCAGGGGCCATGtagcgggggaggggagggactttTGAGGCAAGGCGGGGCCCCAGCCAGGGGTGTGCACTCCCCCTCCATGCCCAGCATAGCAGGAGTTGGGGCAAGGGCAGAGGAATccaggagaaggggcagggtAAAGGGGGCCTAGACCAGGCAACAGCACAGACTATAGCAAAGGCAGAGCCCACAGACACACCCCTACGTGCTTAGATGCATCCCAACATGGCATAacacgccacagcatggctcagtgTGGCTCCTACAGGGTCCAACATGTTCTAAACACCCGAGCACAGCCAAGAACTCTACAAAACGCCTTCACAGGGACCTGGGACACCGTGTCTGCCCAGCTGTCACATCTCCTGGGACATCTGACATGGCCTCACCATGCACTAACATGTCCTGACATGAAACAACATGCATGACACACCCTGACATCACACAACGTGCTCTAAAATGGACCGAAAGATAACCTCAGCATATCCTACAGACAGGACTTACATGTAGTCCCATCAATGTCACAGACGTGGACCAGACATGACCCAGAAATATGCTAAGACCTGCCTCAGACAAGACTCGCATAAGGTCTcaggcatttctcagaaggaCCCAGGTCCCAGAGCTCAGACAAACCCCAATTTGGCCCAGAAATGACCAGCAGGAGAACCAGACACACTCAAGGGGCATCAGACAAAACCCAGATTCCAACACACCTCGAATGTCCTTGGCCACAGGCGAGCCCCAGTCATGACTGCGACCATCCCCATTTGATCCGAGGAGCAAACATATACCAGATGTAACCAAATATAATATATACCAGGTGTAGCCAAGTGTAACTTACACCACTATTACCAAAGGTATCATATACCAGCTGTAACCAAGTGTAACATATGCAAGCTATAACCAAATGTAACATATGCCATCTGTAACCAAGTGTAACATATGCCAGTTGTAACCAAAGGTATCATACACCAGTTGTAACCAAGTGTAACATACCAGCTGTAACCAAATATAACATATGCGAGCTATAACCAAGTGTAAAATGTATCAGCTGTAGTAAGTGAAACATATACAAGCTGTAACTAGGATCCAGGTAGAAACACAACTGTGACCAGACGTGGCCATACAGCAGACAGCACACAGATACAGCCTCAGCGTGAGCAGACATGACcacgtgtccggcaggtggggATCCAGGTAAGACAAAAGCAGTCATCTCCAGAACAGGCCCTCCTGTCTGCACCGGGTCACCTGCCCAGCTGGGGGCGGCTCAGAGACCTCAGCAGCAGGCAAGCTGTGGCCAGCGGGGTGTCTACCTGGAGCAAAGAGCACCGGCTTGATGCAGGTGGGGTGAAAGATGCGGATGACTGCATGCCAGggccccacccaccagcagcACACGTCCCCATAGGTCCTCGCCAGGC from Equus quagga isolate Etosha38 unplaced genomic scaffold, UCLA_HA_Equagga_1.0 97243_RagTag, whole genome shotgun sequence encodes:
- the LOC124234623 gene encoding cytochrome P450 4F2-like, yielding VTLTEQGMRVVTQLVANYPQGFVTWLGPVIPLVNLCHPDMVRTVLSASAAIAPKDMVFYSFLKPWLGDGLLLSGGDKWSRHRRMLTPALHFNILKSYVRIFNDSVNIMHAKWKRLASEGSAHLDMFEHISLMTLDSLQKCVFSFNSDCQEKPSEYISAVLELSALVTKRNEQIFLYMDSLYHLTSEGQRFRRVCRLVHDFTDSIIQERRRTLPHQGLDDLLKAKAKVKTLDFIDVLLLAKDEDGKELSDEDIRAEADTFMFGGHDTTASGLSWVLYNLARHPEHQQRCRQEVRDHLRDREPKEIEWDDLAQLPFLTMCIKESLRLHPPAVGISRRCTQDIVLPDGRVIPKGIICVISIFGTHHNPSVWPNPEVYDPFRFDPENTKERSPLAFIPFSAGPRNCIGQTFAMTEMKVVLALTLLSFRVLPAGEEPRRKPELILRAEGGLWLRVEPLSAGPQ